CTACATGGTTTTGGTACAGCTGAATTTTTTGTTCCTTACTGTACTCCTCCCACGGACTGTTTTTGGCAAACAAAAACGGATCCTGAAATATACCACGACCAACCATAATGCCATCTACCCCATGTTGTTTTGCCAGCTGCTCACCCTGGGCTCGGCTGAGTACGTCGCCATTGCCAATAATTTTGGTGGCGGGGGAAAGGGCAGGGCGGAGTGCGGCAACTTTGCCGATCATATCCCAGTCAGCCGGGACTTTAGACATTTCTTTACGAGTTCGGCCATGAATAGTTAACGCGTTAAGTTTATGCCTCAGCAAGAACTCATGCCACGTCAGGTCCACCTCGTTAAAGCCCAGCCGGGTTTTGACCGACAAGGGCAGGGTAGGCGCCCCTTCCCTGCAAGCCTGGATGATCTCCCCTGCCAGTTGTCTATTATTTATAAGCGCGCTGCAGGCACCGTTTTGCACGACGTCTTTGACCGGGCAGCCAAAGTTGAGGTCTAGGCCGTCAAAGCCCATAGCCGCGATATCGGCCGCTGACCTCTTGAAATTCTCCGGGTTGAGTCCCCACACTTGGGCAATAAGGGGTCGCTCTTTCTGGGTAAAGCGTAGGCGGCGTAGCGTTGCC
This sequence is a window from Verrucomicrobiia bacterium. Protein-coding genes within it:
- a CDS encoding tRNA-dihydrouridine synthase, translating into MNIWEELTPPFFVLAPMDDVTDTVFRQVVADCAAPDLFFTEFVNVDALQSQGREATLRRLRFTQKERPLIAQVWGLNPENFKRSAADIAAMGFDGLDLNFGCPVKDVVQNGACSALINNRQLAGEIIQACREGAPTLPLSVKTRLGFNEVDLTWHEFLLRHKLNALTIHGRTRKEMSKVPADWDMIGKVAALRPALSPATKIIGNGDVLSRAQGEQLAKQHGVDGIMVGRGIFQDPFLFAKNSPWEEYSKEQKIQLYQNHVELFAKTWADSAHAPRVHTLNKFCKVYINGFDGAKELREKLMAAQSTDELLTQLKNT